One stretch of Eupeodes corollae chromosome 2, idEupCoro1.1, whole genome shotgun sequence DNA includes these proteins:
- the LOC129947079 gene encoding tyrosine--tRNA ligase, cytoplasmic — protein sequence MSVQTPEEKKELITRNLQEFLGEEKLNTLLKERDIKIYWGTATTGKPHVAYFVPMSKIADFLKAGCEVTILFADLHAYLDNMKAPWSLLELRTQYYEAAIKAMLTSIGVPLEKLKFVKGTDYQLSREYTLDVYKLTSVVTQHDARKAGAEVVKQVEYPLLSGLLYPGLQALDEEYLKVDAQFGGVDQRKIFTFAEKYLPQLGYEKRIHFMNPMVPGLAGGKMSSSEEDSKIDLLDSPANVKKKLKKAFCEPGNITDNGLLSFVKHVLFSLFPKGEGFTVNRNEKNGGDVTFLTYPELETCFAENNLHPADLKAAVEKYINKLLEPIRKTFESPELQKLSAQAYPPPAKAGKTAANNNTAAAAAEATEDGPHRLDLRVGLITEVKRHPDADTLYVSTVDMGADEPPRTIVSGLVKFATIEELEQRKVLVLCNLKPAKMRGILSEGMILCASNAEHTEVEPIIVPSGSNAGDRISVEGYSGTPDKELNPKKKVWDKLQADLKTNSKGVAVWRDNNLQAPNGEVLISKLVNCTIK from the exons ATGTCTGTCCAAACACCCGAAGAAAAGAAAGAACTCATCACGAGAAATCTTCAAGAATTTCTCGGCGAGGAGAAATTGAATACTTTGCTTAAGGAACGTGACATCAAGATCTATTGGGGAACAGCGACGACAGGAAAACCACATGTCGCTTACTTTGTCCCAATGTCCAAAATTGCTGATTTCCTTAAAGCTGGATGTGAG GTTACCATCCTCTTTGCTGATCTGCACGCCTACTTGGACAACATGAAGGCCCCATGGTCACTCCTTGAATTGAGGACACAATACTATGAAGCAGCCATCAAAGCAATGCTGACTTCAATCGGAGTGCCTTTGGAGAAGTTGAA GTTTGTTAAGGGAACAGATTACCAACTCTCGAGGGAGTACACACTCGACGTCTACAAACTAACTTCCGTCGTTACTCAGCACGACGCGAGAAAAGCTGGAGCCGAAGTCGTCAAACAAGTCGAATATCCACTGTTGTCTGGTTTGTTGTATCCGGGATTGCAAGCACTTGACGAAGAGTACCTGAAAGTCGATGCCCAGTTCGGTGGTGTGGATCAGCGAAAGATCTTCACCTTCGCTGAGAAGTACCTGCCTCAGTTGGGCTACGAGAAGCGTATCCATTTCATGAATCCAATGG TTCCCGGTCTAGCTGGAGGCAAGATGTCCTCATCGGAGGAAGATTCCAAAATTGACTTGCTTGACTCGCCAGCAAATGTCAAGAAGAAGCTAAAGAAGGCCTTCTGCGAACCTGGAAACATCACTGACAATGGTCTACTGTCGTTTGTGAAACACGTGCTATTCTCACTGTTTCCCAAAGGTGAAGGATTCACCGTCAACAGGAACGAGAAGAACGGGGGAGATGTCACATTCTTGACCTACCCAGAGCTCGAGACCTGTTTTGCCGAGAATAACCTGCATCCTGCAGATTTGAAGGCTGCAGTAGAGAAGTACATCAATAAACTCCTCGAGCCAATTAGGAAGACATTCGAAAGTCCTGAGCTTCA AAAACTCAGTGCACAGGCCTACCCTCCACCAGCAAAAGCAGGTAAAACCGCTGCGAACAACAACACCGCCGCTGCAGCCGCCGAAGCAACTGAAGATGGCCCACATCGTCTGGACCTCAGGGTGGGACTTATCACTGAAGTCAAGCGTCACCCCGACGCTGACACTTTGTACGTGTCGACAGTTGACATGGGCGCAGATGAACCTCCACGTACAATTGTCAGTGGTTTGGTAAAATTCGCAACAATCGAGGAACTTGAGCAGAGAAAGGTTTTGGTGCTGTGCAATCTTAAACCTGCCAAAATGCGTGGAATCCTCTCCGAAGGCATGATTTTGTGTGCCTCAAA tgCCGAACATACTGAAGTGGAACCAATCATCGTTCCAAGTGGATCAAATGCTGGTGATAGAATTTCCGTTGAAGGATATTCCGGAACTCCAGATAAAGAACTTAATCCCAAAAAGAAA GTTTGGGATAAACTTCAAGCCGATTTGAAGACAAACAGCAAAGGTGTTGCCGTTTGGAGGGATAACAACTTGCAAGCCCCCAATGGAGAAGTATTAATTAGTAAATTGGTTAATTGCACCATTAAGTAA